The sequence below is a genomic window from Anopheles cruzii chromosome 3, idAnoCruzAS_RS32_06, whole genome shotgun sequence.
AGATTCGTCGATGAACGGCACTATCGTTGCTATCGGTTTGGTACCGTTCGCTGCCACCGTTGTGCGTATGGTGCTTGTGTCTCCGTAGTCCAGATCCACAAGTTGTCCCTCCGAGTTCATTGGACAAATCGCGTTGCAACGCTATCCGACGGATGTCACCATCGAATACACGACGCACTAGACTAACTAAACCCGGACGGCGATGGATCAATAGGCGCCTGTCCTTCCGAGCGGAACCACCGTCGAGCGCCTGTCGAATGTTCCCGTCGACGAGAGAACCGAAAAAGTGGTCGTCCTTCGTTCGCGGCGAACTTTCTGTGTCATTCAATCCGCGTGCGATCTACTCATCATGCTTGACGCACTTTTTGCACTTTATTGTCACGCTCACGGGTCTCGCAATACGCAACTTCGACCAACAAAGCGGTTTCCAGGAACGGGACGCAATCACCGACGACAATTGCGTATGACGAGGTGCGACAGTCGTTCGCTCACCGGGGACCAACGGAACGGGCAGGCCAAACCGAACGTAACCTTTGCAGAATACAAAAGAGTGCGAATGCACAAATCATTAAAGTTCTCGTCAGAATTCAATCGCCCAGCTGGTGCACCTTTTTCTTTTACTCACAACTGATCTCCGACGAATCTTATCTCCACAAAGTCTgtgtcaaaaacaaacactccgTTTACAGTCGATCCGTTGAAGAGTTGGGATGGGATTGAACACGATCAGTAAGGCGCAATCGCTTCGGTAGCGTGTTTTCAAGCTGTTTTTGAATTTCAAGCTGACGTCTGTCACAGAACACTACAACAGCTCGCACAGCCGATAGTAGAAATTTAAACTTGGAATCCGCGAAACCGTTGCAAATTctcataaattaaatttgttcatttgaatttgaatttgaaactGCAATTGATGAAAGTAATAACGTTACTTAGAGTTAATGATTTATAtatacaaaaaacaaacaattaatcATGTATCGACAGAAGAGATCGAGTGCAAGGGCAGCTATTATGGGAGCACGTTTCGCAATTTTAGCCAGGGAACGAAGACTGATTGAAATGGACAAATTGCCCACTGAAGCGGATCGTATAAAGTGTTAGGCCCTTCTCAACAGTGTTGTTGCCGCTGATGCAAATTGTTTTAAGTGCATTCCGGGAACTGTTGGGTATGCAGCTTCCTTCGGATGTATCACCCTAGATGGCACAGAATCAGGTTCGCCAATCCTCTGCAGATTGGAATCAAACATAAACGACGACATAGACACGCATTATTCGTCATGGAGATGCTGGAAATGTAAGCTGTAGCAAAACACAGCAGAAGCGTGACCAATGTCCGAGTCTGTTACGCTATTCTACAGATGGGGTTTTTTCCGTCGGGATCTGGATCTTACGAAATATGCGCCCATTATTCCATTCTCCAAAACCATCCCTTCGTCGAAACGTACGACGCACGAGACGGTTCCGTAAGTTGTTTATCCCTAATGTGATTTTATGGTCAGTATGTGCATCAATTTAATAAACGGTTTCACTCGACGGCGTCCAATTGAACCGATCAAAAGGGTGGCTACTGCGGCGAAAACACAAAGTCCACGATGGGTTCCCCGTGTGTCAGCGGAGCAACGTGTCGATCAGAGTAAATAGATAGGTTTCACGAGCAAGGGTCAATTTGCGGTTAAGACGATTCGAATGCAATCTCCTGTTGGCCGGCGGAAAGAAGGCTAGGACTTAGACCACCATAGACCTCGTGAGCGCATGGGTTGGTGTCGTTTCCTACAAATGGTTCAGCCAGTTCAGTCTCGCGGCACGTTGCATTCCAGTCAACGGTTCTAAAGGATAAGGTGTGGCATCCGCAAACTCAAATGTGCCTATACCGTTTGCAGTGACAGGCCGGTTTGACGTTGGGCAACAGGACGGAGCCCGGCTCGATCGATATTCCTGCTGATTTTTGCATTCCCATTCCGGCCCAGTCACAACCAAGCTGCATATTAGAGCACGCGGTGTTCGGTGACAAAAATTCACCACCAACCAAAGTTATGTGATAACCGCTCCCTGTGGCAAATGTTTTGCTGGCTGAACCGCGGCCACGTGAGATTAGTAGTGCGAGTAAAGCGTGTTTAAATTACGCCAAAGAACAGTGCCAAAGGTTGTGAGAAGCTATCGAAAATGGGTTTGAACGGAAGTGAAGCTCGAAAAGATTCCATTACATCATCCACGTCCTCGGCAAATTTGGATTTGGAATTATTGCAGCCCCTATTTGTGAAATTCGAACCAGATTTAACCATTGATTCTTATGAGGTGCGTGCGTAACGAATGTTTCCAGATGCATATAACCACGTTCAGGCGTCTGCTGCGCCCACGCGCTGGTTCTCCTAGGTTTTTGGGCTCCCTGCGTTTGGAGGATATTTTTGTTCGCATAATTTTAGAAATTATTTTACTAAGCATTTAAATTGGAATCGTCGATTCGTTTAATCGAAATCATGGAAGCAACAagttgtttgttcgtttcttAACATTTTTTGTAGTAGTTTCACACATTCTTAGTAGTTTGACTCTTCAGCCAGATTTAGTTGAAGAACAAACACGcattaaattcaattcaagTAATTCAGTAAAACTGTTTATTTCTACTACTACTTTTAGGAAGCCCAAGGATCGGGGCGTGGTGATAACTACACGGCGGCACTGTTTCGTATTGCGTTAAAAGGACATACGCAACCGGCGGGTGGTTCAAAGAAGTTGAAATGGGAGAAAAGCGTCATCTGCAAACGTTTGCCGGATTGTAAGATCAAGCGGGAAGCATTCAAAAGCGAGGCCTTGTTTCGCAATGAGGTTGTCTTCTACAACTCCATCATGACTGAGTACACCGAGTTCCAGCGTCGCCAGCTCGCAGCGGTGAGCCCAAGGGAACAGGAGCAGACCACATTTCGAGCCGTTCCACAGTGCTACCTAGCGCGGGACGATCTGCTAGTGCTTGAAGATCTTCGCGTCCGGTCATTTACCATGCCGGATCGTCAGGCCGGACTTGGGCCGGAAGCGCTGCGGGCAGTGCTCGTGGAGTTGGCACGATTCCACGCCGTCAGTCTGGCTTacaagcagcagcatccggcggAGTTCCAGAAGCTTACCAGCTCCATATCTGAGGGAATTTTCTCACTGGCCAATGCTGAATGGTACCGGAAGTACTATGACGTCCTGACGCGGAACGCTGTGCAGATGGTGCGCCAAGCCGTACCAGAGAAAACGGACCACTTGGCCAAACTGGAGACGTTTTTGAGTAACTGTTTCGGCAACCTGGTGGAACTGGTGGGTCGGGAGAGTGAACTGTCGGTCATTTGCCACGGTGATTGCTGGACGAATAACGTGCTGTTCCGGTACAGTCCGGATGGAGCGATTGCAGAGGTACGCTCGGGTGAACTGGTTGGTAAATCGTGTTCCGTGTTACGATTGTATTTCTTTACTTCACTTAACTAGACATGCCTGGTGGACTTCCAACTGATCCGTTATGGTTCGTTGGCGCTGGACCTGGCTTACCTAATTTACTGCTGCACAGATGGAGCGTTGCGGAAGCAGCATCTCAATAGCTGGTTGCAGACGTACCATCGGCAGCTGGTCAAGTCCTTGAGGCTTCTCGGTTCGTTCGACGTGCTGTTCCACTCGGAACAGCAGCTGAGGCAGTTGATTGACGAAGAGTTTAAAGTTTGCGCCCGTTTCGGGCTTGGCACAGCGATGGATATGCTTCCGATCAGTTGCTGCTCGTCGGAGGAGGCTCCCGATCTGTACGCTAGTGGTAGTGAAACGGCAGCCACGCCACCGGAACTGAACGTCCCACCGAACGCGCTGTGCCGAAGGAAAATGACCGAGCTGGTGCTGGAGCTGATCGATGGTGGTATGCTGTGAGCGGTCTTTCAATGCTGGCATACCTGAAATGAAGCCCCCGGATGCTGTTGAAGGTGGTAGGGTAGCTTAATACTTTGGCAGTATTTCGCAAGATAGTTTTTAGGATCCTTAGTACAattgaaacagaaacacaTATAATACCGTACCGTTTATGCTCCTCGTTGACAATAAAACTCTAAATCATTGTTGTGGAAATTACGAATATTGTTTTCGTTACTGTTTCCATTATCCTGCACTCACATTCTTTCTTTTAGCACCTTCACTAACGACCATAGTCGTCTGTATACGTATAGTCGAAACCATATGACGTACTTGAATTGTGAAAAGAGCATATTATTAATTAGACGTCTACATGCAAAAGTTTAACATCAGGAAATCGATTATTGTTAATTCAGCAATCAAACGATTTAGGTTTTCACCAAATAAAGAAGATGTGACAAACTAAACAAACTCACTGTGTTATCTATCCATCAGTGGACTTTATTAACCTTAGTCTTTTCCAATATATGATTCAAACGTTTCAAATTATCATTAATGGTTTCTTTCGCTTATCAATACTACGAATAAACATCGCCTTTTAGTACAGTGTAAATTTGGAGCTAGGTTTACGAAGCAGGCAATCAGTGGAGTTTCAGCATTGCTCCGGAACGAAGCAGCAGAGCTCAGCAAAAGCTGTGTGCTGAGCTATCGAGCAAcgaaaacaccgaaaaacacatcaaatcaaatcaaagccGCAATCGCGTTGGGTCCCAAACGCTCTAATAGCTAAGTGTGCCATTACGAGATCCGCTCTTACCGCATTCCTTCCGAAAGCATCTGCCTTTGCATCTGAATTCTCAATTCCTAGCTACAGTTTAAAAAATGCGATCCTTCTACCGGCTGGCTTCCAGGCGAAAAGTTACCTTGCTAACCCCTGTCCGTTGGTCTTTAATTTGTGGCTCCACCACTGTCATTGCGCTGTTGTGCACTGCTAATCGCTTTTCTTGAATTCCGAATTCGTAACTATTCGCTTCGTCCACTGGGAAAGTGCAAGCGACTTGTTTGTAGCCAAGACATTGTGCGTAAATTGAGAGAGAGTTGTTTGATTCCTGCAGATATTACTACTATCGATTGCACATGCTTGCCGCGGATTGCCGGATGTTCCGTCGTAGACCGGGTCAGTAACGGCATGGTTGGTTGCGTTCCACCCTGCCCTGTCACCATCGACGCTGTTTCGGCTGCAACATCCAGACTCTAGGTAAGTAACAACGACCATCGTTCAAACTTTGACTATTGTTTCATATCGGTTTAGGTTCAATAACAAGACGGAGTTAATCTTACAAAATAAttcaatgaaaaataaatagaattTGGTTTCCCTCCGCTCGGTGGCGCAATCAATAGTACATTCAATTTCACTAAAGGCTTTATAGTGGTACGGCGCGTAACTTAAACTGAGCCACACAATATTGTGAGTACGCAAGCAAGGCCGACCGGAACGGCGACGGTGCTACATCTATTGTTATTAGcaaagatttatttattacgcTGATTGTTTGGTACTCTCATCGCGTTCGACCTACTTCATCATCGACTGAACTTCTTGTGTTGCGATCTTGACGGGGTCCGCTGAGCCCCTCGTTATCGATATGCTTGTACTTAGACTGGCGACTGGCCATAGTGGATGCCGTAATCGTAATCACTGCCGGTTACTGTTCCACTGCCTCTTCGCCCTCGATACTATCAATAATAGTGTTTGCTGGATGACGGTCTGCTCGGTTTTGGTACGTGTGCTCTCTTTGGAAGGTTGGAGGTGATAGCGTTGAGGTAACACTGCCTACCATCCGCGTGTCCTGCCTGGTTGTTGGGTCGGGTCTTTCAACCATTATTTGTCTACGGCTCTCGCGGAGTGGAAGACGTCGCCGCGCGGTCGTCGATCTACCAGAAGCCGGAAGATTTGCCACCGGGCGGGGCTCTTACGCGGATGCACGAACGACTCTCGGACTTATCGAGTTCCTCTGCGAAGGAGAAGATAGAAGCAAAACGCATTTATTGACCGGCACGAAAGGAGTTAAAGTTACTCCCGTAACCTACCACTGATGGAGAAGGTGGACTGCTGCATGTTCTTGGTTCCGTCGGGACGGTGGCCACGAGCACTGTGCGGTGTGCTGATTTGCGAGTCGCCAGAAATAACACTGAGCGCCGGTCCGGGAATGTACTTATCCGGGAGCCCGTACGCGTCCGGCATATCGCCGTCGTGACCCGACTTCTGGTGCAGATCCAGG
It includes:
- the LOC128271947 gene encoding uncharacterized protein LOC128271947, which translates into the protein MGLNGSEARKDSITSSTSSANLDLELLQPLFVKFEPDLTIDSYEEAQGSGRGDNYTAALFRIALKGHTQPAGGSKKLKWEKSVICKRLPDCKIKREAFKSEALFRNEVVFYNSIMTEYTEFQRRQLAAVSPREQEQTTFRAVPQCYLARDDLLVLEDLRVRSFTMPDRQAGLGPEALRAVLVELARFHAVSLAYKQQHPAEFQKLTSSISEGIFSLANAEWYRKYYDVLTRNAVQMVRQAVPEKTDHLAKLETFLSNCFGNLVELVGRESELSVICHGDCWTNNVLFRYSPDGAIAETCLVDFQLIRYGSLALDLAYLIYCCTDGALRKQHLNSWLQTYHRQLVKSLRLLGSFDVLFHSEQQLRQLIDEEFKVCARFGLGTAMDMLPISCCSSEEAPDLYASGSETAATPPELNVPPNALCRRKMTELVLELIDGGML